From the genome of Planctomycetia bacterium:
CAATCGCCAGTTCCTGCGGGTCGCCCTGTTTGCCTTGCCATTTCGTTCGGCAACGCTCGCGGCGTGCGGATTCTGCCTTCAGAAACTGCTCCGCGGCTGTTTGATCGGACTTGGCATCAAGCTGCGCGCGGTGATGCTCCAAGAGCGCACAAAAATGTCCGCTGGCCGCATAGCCCGCCACCGGCCCCAAGGTTTCGCACTCCTCGATCGACCGCGTCCAAATCGGCAACACAGTCGTGCCGGGCATCTCCGTGAATTGATACGGCCGGCCCAGTTTCGGGTCGAGCTCCGGCGACAATTCCCAGGCGTCCCAGCCGTTGTCGTGCGACAGGATCGCGCCGAGCAGCTGCTCGCGCGCGGCAGAAGACAACCCAGGAAACTCCGCCCAATGGCAGGCCAAAAAACTAGCCAAGGACGCGTGTTCGGACTGGGCGATCAACAGCCAAACGGGCAGTCCTTCCCGTGTCGCTTCCCGACGAATCATGGACGCATTCTCACGACTACGTGTTGGGCCCGGCCGATTCTTCGAGCATCGGCCCCAGCTCGTGAACGAAGTCGCGGACGTCTTGAAATTGTCGATACACACTGGCGAAGCGGACGTAGGCCACTTCGTCAACCTTTCGCAATCGCTGCATCACCATCCCGCCGAGTTGCTCGCTCTCTACTTCGGCGTCGGCCAACTCGTAAACGTCGTTCTCCACGGCCGAGACGATCGCCTCCAACTGCTCGTCGCTCACCGGGCGTTTCCAGCAGGCCTTTTCCAGGCCGCGCTTGATCTTATCGCGCTCGAACGGCACGCGCGTCCCGTCTTTCTTGATGACTTTGACGGTCGGCTCTTCGATCTTTTCGTAGGTTGTGTAACGCCGGTGGCACGAGATGCACTCTCGCCGCCGCCGCGTGGCGAAGCCGTCCTGGCTAGCCCGTGAGTCGATGACGCGATCGTTGTCTTGGCGACAATAAGGGCATTTCATGCCCTTCACTATACACAAACCTCACTCAATGGGCCATTTCACGCCGTCTTTGCCACGAGTTGCGCGTTTGCCAGGCGAACCAACCTGCACAAAAAATGACCGCAGGACCAAGCATCGCCGGCGTGGCCCACAGCCATAAAGCACTGCCAAACAGCATCCAACCGCCAAAACGCCAACGTTGCCCGACCGTCGCGACGCTCGCCCCAAAGGTACTGCGCGCAAGACACACGGCAATCAACATCAATCCCGCCGCGGTCAGGCCGCGAGTCAAAGTCCCAACTCCGAACGGCGCTGCCTGCGCCAGCAACGGCGCAACGTCGCCGTCGAGTTGGTGCGTGCGCACGATCAAGTCGCCCGCTAACTTCCCGTCGTCCGCCGCCGCGCCTGCCGGCGGGGACGGTGCGGACGCGTTCGCGAACTCCTTCGCCAACGAGGGCCGATCCTTGAGAAACTCGCTCACCGCGAGCTCCGCTTCTTCCAACTCCGCCAGCGTCCGCCCTCCGTCCAAGCGATCCTCCGTACCGTTCGCCGCGTCCCAGACGCCCTGCCGAGCACTGCCAAGCAGCTTAAGCGAGCCCCGGAACCAACGCACTTCTTCGCTGTCCGTGGTCGGGAGCTCGCGCAGGCCAGTACTTTGTACGCCGCCGATCAGCGATTCGGCCCCGGCGCGATAGGTGGCCAGGGCCTGCGCCGGCAGCGAGACTTGCGACGCGTCGCCGCGCGCCGCCGCTGGTCCGGCAATCGTCCACACGCTCTCGCTGACCGGGACGTCCACCAACTGTGCAGCCGGCGCCGCGCCGCCGATAGCGCCGCGTCCCTGGTAGAGAACTTCTACGACCTGTGGCAGCCGATCGCTCGCCAACGGCACGAGCCATGAGCCCGCGGCGCCTTCTCGAAGGTCGACGCGACGTCCCAGAATGCGGCACGACACCGCTGCGGCGTCGGCTGGCAATCGAATGGGTAGCTGATTAAGACCTCCGGGGTCGAGTGTCCATGCGACCACGCCGCGGTAACTCCCGTCCGCTTCCACCCGCAGGGAATGGTCCGCCATACGTACGCGCGGCCGATGAAGACCGTCGTCGGCGTTCCGCGAAGTCGCCGCGCAATCGTCGCTCACAATTTCATATGCCGTCCAGTTCACCGGGGCGACGTCTGGCGGAGCTGTCCAGATCGAAGGTAGCGGAACAGGCCGTGCGCCTTCCACTGCCCAGACAACACGGTGATCCTCCAGGCGATCGGGCAACACGATCAACCGTTGCGTTTTGTCGGCCCCTTGGAGCTGCATCTCAGGCAGCGACGCTCCGCCAGCAGGCGCTGCGGCGCGGATGCGCAAGCGTTGTTCGCCCTGAACCGGCTGCGGAGGCCGGACGAGGAGCGTCGTCCTACCCGGCGGTGAATCGGAAAGCAGCTCGTGCGGCCACGCCGGCTCCAGCGTAAAGGGTCCGCGCCACGAATCGGCGACTTGAATTCGCAATTCGTCGACCAGCCCATCCGCGATCGACAAGTGACAATCGAATTCCGCCTGCAAACGTCCCTGCAAATCGAACAACGAGCTTGTTTGCAGCGCTTCGATGCGCGGCAGGTTGGGACGCACACGAAACGAGATCGCTTGCCCGCTCTCCGGCAACGCCCATTCGCCGAGCGGCGCCGACCTCGCCGCGTTCGCCCCTGGCGAAGTTGCGGCCGCTGTCACCGCGCGCGCTTCCGGCTGCAGCCCGTCGACAATCGCCGAACGATGGCGATAAAGCCGGACCACGCGGCCGGTCAGTTCGGCGTCCGCCAGCGTGAGCAACGGCAGGCGAGTCGCATCGCTCGAATTCATCGGCGCCGATGCTAGGATCAGCAGGCGATGTCTCCCCAACGTCGCGCCAGGCAGAAAAACGTGGATCGCCTCACCGTCGCGGGACCAGCTCACCGCGCGCCGAGCGCCGTCTTGCTCGACCTCCACGCCGCTGACGGCGATTTCCGGCGCGGCCCACACGCGATGCTGAAATAACGCCGCCTTCGCCGTCGTCACCTCGGCTTCGAAAGCCATCTCCACCCGATCGGCGCGGGCCGTCGCCTCGACCAATTCTTCCGCCACGTTGACCGACTGAGCAAAGGCACTCTGAAGATTGGGCGCAGGCCCGCCGATCGGCCAGGACACAACGCGCAGCGGCACATGTTCCGAGGGCCCCCAACTCGTCATGAATTGCGCAGCGGACGGCGACGGAGCGCCGGCGTTCGCCAGACTCGTCATTTCGAGCGAAGGATCGAACGTCACCGCGCACCAACGACGGCGCACCACGACGCCGACAGGCGTCACATTGGGCAAAGCAATCTCGCCGACGCCGGCGCGATCAAGCGACTCGCAACGCCAGGTAAAACGTTCACCCACCACGGCCGGCTGCGACCATTCGAGGATCGTTCGCCCAGGCGCAACCGCGGAAACTTGCGCGCGACCGTCGCTAGCCGAAACCGCCTGCCAGCGCGAGTCGAATTCCAATTCCAGCCGGCCGATCGGCCGGTCCGAAGCGATGATCTGATGCCGCACCTCGGCCGTCACGCGCTCCGGTGCTACGTGGAGCCAGAGCAATTGTTCCAGTTCAACCGGCGCCCGCGCGGACGATTCGTCGGCGCTGAGCGCCGTGCGCAATTCGATTTCGGACGACGGACCGATGTCGGCCGACATGAGGCCATTCGCGGCTGCGTACGATTGCTGCCCGAGCGAACGAACCTCCGCCGGCGGCAGCCCCGCTCCGCACCAGACCTTGAGCGACGACCGCGGCGCCTGGAAAGCAGCAAAGCGGTACAAGCGATGATCGTGCAGTTCCGTCACCTCTGGAAGGCAACTCAACTCCAAGCGGTGATGGCCCGCGTCCGCAACAGTGAACTTCCGCTCAGCCGGCGAATCCGTGCCTTCAAGTGACCACGGTACGCCGTCCAACAGTGCCTCGCTCCAAAGCGCGGCCTCGCCTTCGGCGCCAGGCAGTCGAATATTCGCCGACGCGACGAACGTCTGCAATTCCAACGAGACCTGAAGCCTCGCCCCCTTGTCGACGGCTTTCTCGCGGCTGCCCAGCGAATACTGAGCGCTCGTGACCAGCCATTCCGGTTGTTCATCGCCCGCCGCCGCGGCCTGGCTTTGCATCGCGCGCCACAGCGAAGCGGAGACAAAATAGCGTTCGCCCGTGGGCGCGCCGTCCGCATCCACTGGAATGTACACCCGCCGCGCCGCTGCCACGCCAGGTTCCGCCGCTTGTCCGGACACGCTGAGCAACGCCAGCGCCGCCACGATCGCCCGAGTCGCGCCGACAACCATCGTCCGCGTCGTGGAGCCCGGTGCGACGGACCGCGCTTCCAACGGCGATGTCTGGGCCACGTTGCTATGTCCGGCGCCTCGGAATAACACGCCCAGAATCGTTCCAATGAACGCGCCAGACGTCCAGGGAATGAGCGCTGCCGGTGCGACCAGCGCGATCGCTCCGATCGCGAGCGAAGTCGAAACAGCGGCAATCGGACGTCGTCGACCGAGCCGCCAGCACGCTGCCGCGGCGACGGCTGCCGCGTAGCAGAAATAACGCTGCGCCGCGGTTCGCTCGCGCAATCGCAACACCGGCGAGCCTCCCGCCGGCCCGCGGATGCGGAGCGGCGCGTCGAGGGATCGCGGGGCCGAACCGCGAGACAAGGGGCCCAACAGGCGCGCGGACAGATCTCCCTCGCTCAGTTCCGCACATTCCCAGGGAGATGCGACGCTTACCAGCTCCCACGCAGGCGCCAGGACGAGCTCCCAATTCCGCGGATGCGTCGTCGATCGAGGTCGCGGCAACACGTCGTCGAGCACGCCGGCGCGCAGCGGACTCCCGCAGTCGATCGCGTACTCCACCACCAACTCCTTGTCGGGAGGCGTCGCCGCCACGTGCACG
Proteins encoded in this window:
- a CDS encoding DUF3891 family protein, with translation MIRREATREGLPVWLLIAQSEHASLASFLACHWAEFPGLSSAAREQLLGAILSHDNGWDAWELSPELDPKLGRPYQFTEMPGTTVLPIWTRSIEECETLGPVAGYAASGHFCALLEHHRAQLDAKSDQTAAEQFLKAESARRERCRTKWQGKQGDPQELAIAQSYLQSFDAISLWFCCAQRAEALQIRVPIDGGPEYRFESSAEEASRIAIAPWPLLESPVQLTAEANLVPATRYKSRSAYAGAPVEPTLLTWDLVRPG
- the nrdR gene encoding transcriptional regulator NrdR, with the protein product MKCPYCRQDNDRVIDSRASQDGFATRRRRECISCHRRYTTYEKIEEPTVKVIKKDGTRVPFERDKIKRGLEKACWKRPVSDEQLEAIVSAVENDVYELADAEVESEQLGGMVMQRLRKVDEVAYVRFASVYRQFQDVRDFVHELGPMLEESAGPNT